A genome region from Nocardia sp. NBC_00565 includes the following:
- a CDS encoding TetR/AcrR family transcriptional regulator has translation MRTRSALVIAAREVFERDGFLDARISDISKAAGVASGSFYTYFDSKEEVFAAVVEQVREEMLHPHIRERVGIDDPRELIAAANREYLLSYRRNARLMAVLEQVSKIDEKFRVLRFERALAFVERNAEMIRSLQDRGLVDTELDAEVTSLALSSMVSRMAYFVFVEGRKVPFEKLVKTLNQLWFNALQLKEAH, from the coding sequence ATGCGCACCAGGTCCGCGCTGGTAATCGCGGCGCGTGAAGTGTTCGAACGCGACGGCTTCCTCGATGCCAGGATCAGCGATATCTCCAAGGCGGCCGGGGTCGCCTCCGGATCGTTCTACACCTACTTCGACAGCAAGGAAGAGGTCTTCGCCGCGGTCGTCGAGCAGGTGCGCGAGGAAATGTTGCACCCGCACATCCGGGAGCGGGTCGGCATCGACGACCCGCGCGAGTTGATCGCCGCCGCCAATCGTGAGTATCTGCTCTCGTATCGGCGCAATGCGCGGCTGATGGCCGTGCTCGAGCAGGTGTCGAAGATCGACGAGAAGTTCCGGGTGCTGCGCTTCGAGCGCGCCTTGGCATTCGTCGAGCGCAATGCCGAGATGATCCGGAGTCTGCAGGATCGTGGCCTGGTGGACACCGAGTTGGATGCCGAAGTCACGTCGCTGGCATTGTCGAGCATGGTGAGCCGCATGGCGTACTTCGTATTCGTCGAGGGGCGGAAGGTCCCCTTCGAAAAGCTGGTGAAAACGCTGAATCAGTTGTGGTTCAACGCTCTTCAGCTGAAAGAAGCGCACTGA
- a CDS encoding HAD family hydrolase yields MSARTAVLFDFGGVLTTAVLAAFAEFGAELGDPRLPLRLLARDPESSALLVDHEEGRIGQREFEAGFARRLRAHGIEIDDAGLIDRIQSRLHPDPEMIRLVADVRTAGYRVGLLSNSLGDDCYAGFDLPAMFDAVTISADIGIRKPSRRAYLIGCERLGVGPEQTIMVDDLEQNITAAELLGLGGIVHRDAASTAARLWPALRPAQQNPN; encoded by the coding sequence ATGAGCGCGCGCACTGCCGTGCTGTTCGACTTCGGCGGAGTGCTCACCACCGCCGTGCTCGCCGCCTTCGCCGAGTTCGGCGCGGAGCTGGGCGATCCGCGGCTACCGCTACGACTGCTCGCCCGCGATCCGGAAAGCAGTGCGCTGCTGGTGGATCACGAAGAGGGGCGCATCGGTCAGCGCGAATTCGAGGCCGGCTTCGCTCGGCGGTTGCGCGCACACGGCATCGAAATCGACGATGCGGGCCTTATCGATCGCATCCAGTCCCGGCTGCATCCCGACCCTGAGATGATCCGACTGGTCGCGGATGTCCGCACGGCGGGCTATCGCGTCGGTCTGCTGTCGAATTCGCTCGGCGACGACTGCTACGCGGGCTTCGACCTGCCCGCCATGTTCGACGCGGTGACCATCTCCGCGGACATCGGTATCCGCAAACCGTCCCGCCGGGCTTATCTCATCGGCTGCGAACGGCTCGGTGTCGGACCCGAGCAGACCATCATGGTCGACGACCTCGAGCAGAACATCACCGCCGCCGAACTGCTCGGACTCGGCGGCATCGTGCACCGCGACGCCGCATCGACGGCCGCCCGGTTGTGGCCCGCGCTGCGGCCGGCGCAACAAAACCCCAACTGA